From the genome of Pseudomonas sp. AB6, one region includes:
- a CDS encoding cation transporter produces MTEHHLHHPDTSGHDHGSTGHHHHSAPAAGFDSAFAIGSAINAAFVAAEVAFGLTAHSVALLADAAHNPGDVLGLLLSGWRSGSDAEVTPSRTYGLGRSSNRDG; encoded by the coding sequence ATGACCGAACATCACCTTCACCACCCCGATACATCTGGCCATGATCATGGCTCTACCGGCCATCACCATCACTCTGCCCCTGCTGCTGGCTTTGACAGCGCTTTTGCCATAGGTTCTGCAATAAATGCAGCTTTTGTCGCCGCCGAAGTGGCTTTTGGTTTGACCGCCCATTCGGTCGCGTTATTGGCCGATGCGGCACACAATCCGGGCGATGTTTTGGGTCTGCTGCTGTCGGGGTGGCGCTCTGGCTCGGACGCCGAGGTCACACCCAGCCGTACCTATGGTTTGGGCCGCAGTTCAAATCGAGACGGGTGA
- a CDS encoding DMT family transporter codes for MNVSVLYALAAAALFGVSTPLAKLFGIGINPLLLAGLLYLGSGLGLAVTRVIRDRGWRASGLTPLEWPWLIGAIAFGGVLGPALLMFGLMRTSGAAASLMLNLEAVLTALVAWIVFKENADRRIVAGMIAIVLGGLVLSWSQQRQLAFDWLGPMAITLACLCWAIDNNLTRKVSGSDALFVAGSKGLVAATVNCSLALFMGSRLPGISVLAPTLLLGFLGYGVSLVLFVLALRGLGSARTGAYFSTAPFLGAAISLLLLNEPAPPLFWVASTLMGIGVWLHLTENHAHAHEHAPLKHNHRHVHDEHHQHKHAFKWESAEPHSHEHAHAPLQHSHFHFPDIHHRHRH; via the coding sequence ATGAACGTAAGTGTTTTATATGCGCTCGCCGCAGCGGCGTTATTCGGTGTAAGTACGCCACTGGCTAAATTATTCGGCATTGGAATCAACCCACTATTGCTGGCCGGTCTTTTGTACCTTGGTAGTGGCCTGGGGCTGGCCGTGACCCGAGTGATCCGGGATCGAGGCTGGCGCGCCAGCGGCCTTACCCCACTGGAATGGCCATGGTTAATCGGAGCAATCGCCTTCGGCGGCGTGCTTGGGCCAGCATTGCTGATGTTTGGATTAATGCGAACTTCTGGCGCCGCCGCTTCGTTGATGCTGAATCTAGAGGCTGTCCTGACCGCACTAGTGGCCTGGATAGTCTTCAAAGAGAACGCTGACCGACGCATCGTTGCCGGAATGATCGCTATTGTTCTTGGCGGTCTGGTGCTGTCGTGGTCACAGCAACGTCAGCTGGCTTTTGACTGGCTCGGGCCAATGGCAATCACGCTAGCCTGCCTATGCTGGGCAATTGATAACAATCTGACCCGCAAAGTATCGGGGTCCGATGCGCTATTCGTGGCAGGTAGCAAAGGCTTGGTCGCCGCAACGGTCAACTGCTCACTGGCGTTGTTCATGGGTTCTCGGTTGCCGGGCATTTCTGTTCTGGCCCCGACACTTCTGCTGGGTTTTCTCGGCTACGGCGTCAGCTTGGTGCTGTTTGTGCTCGCCCTGCGGGGCCTCGGCAGCGCACGTACCGGCGCCTATTTTTCGACCGCACCTTTTCTCGGTGCAGCGATCTCGCTTTTGTTGCTGAATGAACCCGCCCCCCCACTGTTCTGGGTCGCATCGACATTAATGGGGATTGGGGTCTGGCTTCATCTCACCGAGAATCATGCACATGCTCATGAGCACGCCCCTCTCAAACATAACCATCGCCACGTTCACGACGAGCACCATCAACATAAGCACGCATTTAAGTGGGAAAGCGCTGAGCCCCACAGCCATGAGCATGCGCATGCGCCATTGCAACACAGCCATTTTCACTTCCCGGACATTCATCACCGCCACCGGCATTGA
- a CDS encoding methyl-accepting chemotaxis protein: MLQQGTQRMGSTLRALIRGIHEGVTQIASAADALSAATQQTSAGVNSQKIETDQVATAMHEMSATVQEVARSAEQASNAASAADKQAREGDKVVGEAIVQIERLAAEVVRSSEAMNGLQLESNKIGKVMDVIKAVAEQTNLLALNAAIEAARAGEAGRGFAVVADEVRGLAQRTQKSTEEIEALVAGLQHGTQQVSSIMLSSRNLTDSSVALTRQAGASLESITQTVSSIQAMNQQIAAAAEQQSAVADEISRSIINVRDASEQTAAASGETAASSVELARLGTQLQTLVSRFRM; the protein is encoded by the coding sequence ATGTTGCAACAAGGCACCCAGCGCATGGGCAGTACCTTGCGCGCGTTGATTCGTGGGATTCATGAAGGCGTGACACAAATTGCCAGTGCCGCTGACGCATTGTCCGCGGCGACCCAACAAACCAGCGCTGGCGTCAACAGCCAAAAAATCGAAACCGATCAGGTCGCAACGGCCATGCATGAAATGTCGGCCACGGTTCAGGAAGTGGCACGCAGCGCCGAACAAGCTTCAAACGCTGCTTCTGCCGCTGACAAGCAAGCCCGCGAAGGCGACAAGGTGGTGGGCGAGGCGATTGTGCAGATTGAGCGCCTGGCGGCTGAGGTGGTTCGCTCCAGCGAGGCGATGAATGGCCTGCAATTGGAAAGCAACAAGATCGGCAAAGTCATGGACGTCATTAAGGCTGTGGCTGAGCAAACCAATTTACTGGCACTCAACGCCGCGATTGAAGCTGCACGGGCCGGTGAGGCCGGTCGTGGGTTTGCGGTGGTCGCGGACGAAGTACGGGGCTTGGCGCAACGAACGCAAAAGTCCACCGAGGAAATCGAAGCCTTGGTCGCCGGCCTGCAACACGGTACGCAACAGGTTTCGAGCATCATGCTCAGCAGCCGTAACCTGACTGACAGCAGCGTAGCCCTGACCCGACAAGCCGGCGCCTCGCTGGAGAGTATTACCCAAACGGTGTCGAGCATTCAGGCGATGAACCAGCAAATCGCCGCCGCCGCAGAGCAACAAAGCGCAGTGGCCGATGAAATTAGCCGCAGCATCATCAATGTGCGCGATGCTTCAGAACAGACCGCCGCGGCCAGTGGTGAAACCGCAGCGTCAAGCGTTGAGTTGGCGCGCCTGGGCACACAGCTGCAAACGTTGGTCAGCCGTTTTCGCATGTGA
- a CDS encoding MFS transporter: protein MVAILLSIALATLDTAIANTALPAIAADLNASPAASVWVINAYQLAAVATLLPLAALGGIIGHRRVFLGGLVLFIVASGLCTLSWSLPTLTIARVFQGLGAAAIMSVNAALISSIFSPQRLGRGLGMNALVVGSSFAAGPTVASLVLSVAHWPWLFAINLPIGLFALYFAWSTLPVTKLSGLPFDRITATLNVIAFGALIFALSQAAQLGSMTSVMIALGIFIVGGALMLRREAAHPAPMFPLDLLKRPLFALSALTAVCSFATQGLAFVSLPFFFENVLGRDPVQTGFLMTPWSVVVAVIAPFAGRLSDRYPPGLLGGIGLAVLCGGMISLTQLPSNPDAWDIGIRMVICGLGFGFFQAPNQKALLTSAPPERSSGASGTIATARLIGQATGAALVALSYGISGDKGPVLALTIGACFAAVGSVASGLRLMTPNTVSKRIGK from the coding sequence ATGGTCGCGATTCTGCTATCGATTGCCTTGGCGACCCTCGACACCGCTATTGCTAATACCGCGTTACCAGCCATCGCCGCCGACCTGAACGCGTCGCCTGCTGCCTCGGTATGGGTGATCAATGCGTATCAACTTGCTGCTGTCGCCACGTTGCTGCCGCTGGCTGCGCTGGGTGGAATAATCGGCCATCGCCGGGTGTTCCTCGGTGGTCTGGTGCTATTCATCGTGGCGTCCGGACTGTGTACTTTGTCGTGGTCATTGCCGACTTTGACCATTGCCCGGGTGTTTCAGGGACTAGGCGCCGCCGCTATCATGAGCGTCAATGCAGCCCTGATCAGTTCTATTTTCTCCCCTCAACGTTTGGGTCGAGGGCTGGGTATGAACGCACTGGTGGTGGGCTCATCATTTGCTGCCGGACCCACCGTGGCGTCTCTAGTGTTATCGGTTGCACATTGGCCGTGGTTGTTTGCCATCAACCTGCCAATTGGCCTGTTCGCTTTGTATTTTGCCTGGTCCACTTTGCCCGTAACAAAACTCAGCGGTCTGCCGTTTGATCGCATCACGGCGACGTTGAACGTGATTGCCTTTGGCGCACTGATCTTCGCCTTGAGTCAGGCCGCACAACTGGGCTCTATGACCAGCGTGATGATTGCCCTGGGCATCTTTATAGTGGGCGGCGCATTGATGCTGCGCCGGGAGGCTGCGCATCCGGCACCAATGTTTCCATTGGACTTGCTAAAGCGCCCGCTGTTTGCCCTTTCTGCCCTCACAGCAGTCTGCTCGTTCGCAACCCAAGGCTTGGCGTTTGTGTCACTACCGTTCTTTTTCGAAAACGTCTTAGGGCGCGACCCGGTGCAGACTGGCTTTTTAATGACGCCGTGGTCGGTGGTGGTGGCAGTAATTGCGCCCTTCGCCGGGCGTCTGTCAGATCGCTATCCACCGGGACTCCTGGGCGGAATTGGATTAGCCGTGTTATGTGGCGGAATGATTTCGCTGACCCAGTTGCCGAGTAATCCAGACGCATGGGACATCGGTATTCGCATGGTGATCTGTGGTCTGGGCTTTGGCTTCTTCCAGGCACCCAACCAAAAGGCCCTGCTCACCAGCGCCCCACCTGAACGCAGCAGCGGCGCCAGTGGCACCATCGCCACCGCACGCCTGATCGGCCAAGCCACCGGCGCGGCATTAGTGGCCCTGAGTTACGGGATTTCCGGTGACAAGGGCCCGGTGCTGGCCCTGACCATCGGTGCCTGCTTCGCCGCAGTCGGCAGCGTTGCTAGCGGTTTGCGCTTGATGACGCCAAACACAGTTAGTAAGCGAATTGGGAAGTGA